The Candidatus Desulfatibia profunda sequence GATGAGGAACACCCTTTTGGTCATGCCCGAGTTGAAACATTAGCCTCTGCCATCGTTGGAATAGCGCTTATTGCTACGGCATTTTACATAGGAATAAAAGCTTCCCTGAATATGTATCATCATACGGAATACCATAGCAAGATCAGACAATGCGCCTTAACTGTGGATGGAGTTATCGATACACATGATCTAAGAGTTCGAACCTCCGGGGGTTTTTATCAAACACCGATTTTCGCGCCAATAATTTTCAATGGTTATAACTAACCGATATTTTT is a genomic window containing:
- a CDS encoding cation diffusion facilitator family transporter codes for the protein MTASVRTARSVTIVGALVSIILILLKFFAGIFGSSQALIADAVHSVSDLFTDIVVLLGVGIGRKPPDEEHPFGHARVETLASAIVGIALIATAFYIGIKASLNMYHHTEYHSKIRQCALTVDGVIDTHDLRVRTSGGFYQTPIFAPIIFNGYN